In one window of Kitasatospora sp. MMS16-BH015 DNA:
- a CDS encoding biotin--[acetyl-CoA-carboxylase] ligase, with protein sequence MTEPNSPRRSGLRGFGHDGPSPWTDLDRPPLDATRLSRDLVVPGALWTSVEVVTETGSTNSDLAARAKEGAAEGAVLVAEVQNAGRGRLERQWQAPARSGLFFSMLLRPEAVPMERYGWLPILVGVSAASALGRVSELEVGLKWPNDLQVGERKLGGILTELSGGAVIAGLGVNVTLRETELPVPTATSLALAGAAVTDRDTLLRELLRSFAELYREWVAAAGDPQASGLLPAYAARCTTLGRQVRVLLPGDQELVGEAVAVDPDGRLVVRTPDGNRHPVAAGDVVHVRPEAG encoded by the coding sequence GTGACCGAGCCGAACTCCCCCCGCCGCAGCGGGCTGCGTGGCTTCGGCCACGACGGCCCCTCCCCCTGGACCGACCTCGACCGCCCGCCGCTGGACGCCACCCGGCTCTCCCGCGACCTGGTGGTGCCGGGCGCGCTCTGGACCTCCGTCGAGGTGGTCACCGAGACCGGCTCCACCAACAGCGACCTGGCCGCCCGGGCCAAGGAGGGCGCCGCCGAGGGCGCCGTGCTGGTCGCCGAGGTGCAGAACGCCGGCCGCGGCCGGCTGGAGCGGCAGTGGCAGGCACCCGCGCGATCCGGCCTCTTCTTCTCGATGCTGCTCAGGCCCGAGGCCGTGCCGATGGAGCGGTACGGCTGGCTGCCGATTCTGGTGGGCGTGTCGGCCGCCTCGGCGCTGGGGCGGGTCTCGGAGCTGGAGGTCGGGCTGAAGTGGCCCAACGACCTGCAGGTCGGCGAGCGCAAGCTCGGCGGCATCCTGACCGAGCTGAGCGGCGGCGCGGTGATCGCGGGCCTGGGCGTCAACGTCACGCTGCGGGAGACCGAGCTCCCCGTCCCCACCGCCACCTCGCTGGCCCTGGCCGGGGCCGCCGTGACCGACCGGGACACCCTGCTGCGCGAGCTGCTCCGCTCCTTCGCCGAGCTCTACCGCGAGTGGGTGGCCGCCGCCGGCGACCCGCAGGCCAGCGGCCTGCTGCCCGCGTACGCGGCCCGCTGCACCACCCTCGGCCGCCAGGTGCGGGTGCTGCTTCCCGGTGACCAGGAGCTGGTCGGCGAGGCGGTGGCCGTCGACCCCGACGGCCGGCTGGTGGTGCGCACCCCCGACGGCAATCGCCACCCGGTGGCGGCGGGAGACGTCGTACACGTCCGGCCCGAGGCGGGCTGA
- a CDS encoding acyl-CoA carboxylase subunit beta yields MTEASYDPHTTAGKLADLRRRIDEAVHSGSAAAVEKQHAKGKLTARERVVELLDEDSFVEFDEFARHRSTNFGQAANRPYGDGVVTGYGTIDGRQVAVFAQDFTVFGGSLGEVFGEKIVKVMDFALKTGCPVIGINDSGGARIQEGVVSLGLYGEIFRRNVHASGVIPQISLIMGPCAGGAVYSPAITDFVVMADQTSHMFITGPDVIKTVTGEDVGMEELGGARAHNTKSGNAHYLASDEKEAIEYVKSLLSYLPSNNLTDPPSYPEQADLAITDEDLELDAIVPDSANQPYDMHKVIEHVLDDGEFLETQPLFAGNIITGFGRVEGHPVGIVGNQPMDLAGCLDINASEKAARFVRTCDSFNIPVITFVDVPGFLPGVGQEHEGIIRRGAKLIYAYAEATVPLITVITRKAFGGAYDVMGSKHLGADLNLAWPTAQIAVMGAQGAANIVYRRELTEAAKAGEDVDARRAELVAEYEDTLLNPYLAAERGYVDAVIAPSETRQHIVKGLRALRGKREVLPPKKHGNIPL; encoded by the coding sequence ATGACCGAGGCGTCGTACGACCCGCACACCACTGCCGGAAAGCTGGCCGACCTGCGGCGCAGGATCGACGAGGCGGTGCACTCCGGCTCGGCCGCCGCGGTCGAGAAGCAGCACGCCAAGGGCAAGCTGACCGCCCGTGAGCGGGTGGTCGAGCTGCTGGACGAGGACTCCTTCGTCGAGTTCGACGAGTTCGCCCGGCACCGCTCCACCAACTTCGGCCAGGCCGCCAACCGCCCGTACGGCGACGGCGTGGTCACCGGCTACGGCACGATCGACGGCCGTCAGGTCGCCGTCTTCGCCCAGGACTTCACCGTCTTCGGCGGCTCCCTCGGCGAGGTCTTCGGCGAGAAGATCGTCAAGGTGATGGACTTCGCCCTGAAGACCGGCTGCCCGGTCATCGGCATCAACGACTCCGGCGGCGCCCGGATCCAGGAGGGCGTGGTCTCGCTCGGCCTGTACGGCGAGATCTTCCGCCGCAACGTGCACGCCTCGGGCGTCATCCCGCAGATCTCGCTGATCATGGGCCCCTGCGCCGGCGGCGCGGTCTACTCCCCCGCGATCACCGACTTCGTGGTGATGGCCGACCAGACCTCACACATGTTCATCACCGGCCCGGACGTGATCAAGACCGTCACCGGCGAGGACGTGGGCATGGAGGAGCTCGGCGGCGCCCGCGCGCACAACACCAAGTCGGGCAACGCGCACTACCTGGCCTCGGACGAGAAGGAGGCCATCGAGTACGTCAAGAGCCTGCTCTCGTACCTGCCCTCCAACAACCTCACCGACCCGCCGTCCTACCCCGAGCAGGCCGACCTCGCGATCACCGACGAGGACCTCGAGCTCGACGCCATCGTGCCGGACTCGGCGAACCAGCCGTACGACATGCACAAGGTGATCGAGCACGTCCTCGACGACGGCGAGTTCCTGGAGACCCAGCCGCTCTTCGCCGGCAACATCATCACCGGCTTCGGCCGGGTCGAGGGCCACCCGGTCGGCATCGTCGGCAACCAGCCGATGGACCTGGCCGGCTGCCTGGACATCAACGCCTCCGAGAAGGCCGCGCGGTTCGTCCGCACCTGCGACAGCTTCAACATCCCGGTCATCACCTTCGTGGACGTCCCCGGCTTCCTGCCCGGCGTCGGCCAGGAGCACGAGGGCATCATCCGGCGCGGCGCCAAGCTCATCTACGCCTACGCCGAGGCCACCGTGCCGCTGATCACCGTCATCACCCGCAAGGCCTTCGGCGGCGCCTACGACGTCATGGGCTCCAAGCACCTGGGTGCCGACCTCAACCTGGCCTGGCCCACCGCGCAGATCGCCGTGATGGGCGCCCAGGGCGCCGCCAACATCGTCTACCGCCGCGAGCTGACCGAGGCCGCGAAGGCCGGCGAGGACGTGGACGCGCGCCGCGCCGAGCTGGTCGCGGAGTACGAGGACACCCTGCTCAACCCGTACCTGGCCGCCGAGCGGGGCTACGTGGACGCCGTCATCGCGCCGAGCGAGACCCGCCAGCACATCGTGAAGGGGCTGCGGGCGCTGCGGGGCAAGCGCGAGGTGCTGCCGCCGAAGAAGCACGGCAACATTCCCCTGTAA
- a CDS encoding acyl-CoA carboxylase epsilon subunit, giving the protein MAPIQVLHGQPTPEELATVLAVVSARAAAAEAAAAASRSDGPANPWDDQARRLRLTPMAGPNAWRTAGWAAWR; this is encoded by the coding sequence ATGGCACCCATCCAAGTGCTGCACGGGCAGCCGACCCCCGAGGAGCTGGCCACCGTCCTGGCGGTGGTCTCAGCCCGGGCCGCCGCAGCTGAGGCCGCTGCCGCGGCCTCTCGAAGCGACGGCCCGGCAAACCCCTGGGACGACCAGGCCCGGCGCCTGCGCCTCACCCCGATGGCGGGCCCCAACGCCTGGCGCACCGCCGGCTGGGCCGCCTGGCGCTGA
- a CDS encoding nucleoside triphosphate pyrophosphatase: MASRILVLASQSPARLGLLRQAGLDPQVRVSGVDEDALSAATPGELALVLAEAKANVVAGQLTGGELVIGCDSVLELDGQALGKPADAAEATARWLAMRGREGVLRTGHCVIDTATGRQASATASTTVRFGTPDEAEIAAYVASGEPLHVAGAFTLDGRSAPFVDGIDGDPGNVIGLSLPLLRGLLAELDLRITDLWA, from the coding sequence ATGGCTTCTCGCATTCTCGTCCTCGCCTCCCAGTCCCCCGCCCGCCTCGGGCTGCTCCGGCAGGCGGGGCTGGACCCGCAGGTGCGGGTGAGCGGGGTGGACGAGGACGCGCTGTCGGCCGCGACGCCCGGTGAGCTGGCGCTGGTGCTGGCCGAGGCCAAGGCGAATGTGGTGGCCGGGCAGCTCACCGGGGGTGAGCTGGTGATCGGGTGCGACTCGGTGCTGGAGCTCGACGGGCAGGCCCTCGGCAAGCCCGCCGACGCCGCCGAGGCCACCGCCCGGTGGCTGGCGATGCGGGGCCGCGAAGGCGTGCTCCGCACCGGCCACTGCGTGATCGACACCGCCACCGGCCGCCAGGCCTCGGCCACCGCCTCCACCACCGTGCGCTTCGGCACCCCCGACGAGGCCGAGATCGCCGCCTACGTCGCCTCCGGCGAGCCGCTGCACGTCGCGGGTGCCTTCACCCTGGACGGCCGCTCGGCCCCCTTCGTCGACGGCATCGACGGCGACCCCGGCAACGTCATCGGCCTCTCCCTCCCGCTGCTGCGCGGCCTGCTGGCCGAGCTCGACCTGCGGATCACCGACCTCTGGGCCTAG